One part of the Glycine soja cultivar W05 chromosome 11, ASM419377v2, whole genome shotgun sequence genome encodes these proteins:
- the LOC114375127 gene encoding GABA transporter 1-like, with the protein MLLPRSTATHETENHNASEQLHHRKDIGAGTLFVLKSKGTWMHCGYHLTTSIVAPPLLSLPYAFTFLGWTTGILCLVIGALVSFYSYNLLSLVLEHHAHLGNRQLRFGDMARGILGPRWDRFFVGPIQFAVCYSAEVLCPLLGGQCMKAMYLLSNPNGSMKLYQFVVIFGCFMLILAQIPSFHSLRHINLVSLVLCLAYSACATTASIYIGNTSKGPEKDYSLKGDTTNRLFGIFNAIAIIATTYGNGIVPEIQATLAPPVKGKMFKGLCVCYAVLIFTFFSVAISGYWAFGNQAAGLILSNFVDNGKPLVPKWFIYMTNIFTITQLSAVGVVYLQPTNVVLEQTFGDPESPEFSPRNVIPRLISRSLAIITAATIAAMLPFFGDINSLIGAFGFMPLDFILPVVFFNVTFKPSKRSLIYWLNVTIAVAFSALGAISAVAAVRQIVLDAKTYRLFANV; encoded by the exons atgttgCTTCCAAGATCAACAGCAACACATGAAACAGAAAACCATAATGCTTCGGAACAACTTCACCACCGAAAAGATATTGGCGCTGGCACTCTCTTTGTCCTCAAATCAAAAG GTACATGGATGCACTGTGGTTACCACTTGACAACATCAATTGTGGCTCCACCACTCCTAAGTCTTCCATATGCTTTCACCTTCCTCGGATGGACAACCGGAATACTTTGCTTGGTCATTGGAGCTTTGGTCAGTTTCTACTCATACAATTTGTTGTCTTTGGTCCTTGAGCACCATGCTCATTTAGGCAATCGCCAGCTACGATTTGGAGACATGGCTCGTGGCATTTTAG GTCCTCGGTGGGATCGGTTTTTTGTGGGGCCAATTCAATTTGCAGTGTGCTATAGTGCTGAAGTGTTGTGTCCTCTTCTTGGAGGACAGTGCATGAAG GCAATGTACCTGCTATCAAACCCAAATGGAAGCATGAAGCTTTATCAGTTTGTAGTGATATTTGGATGCTTCATGCTGATTTTGGCTCAAATTCCATCTTTCCACTCACTGAGACACATTAATTTGGTGTCTTTGGTACTATGCTTAGCCTATAGTGCCTGTGCTACTACAGCTTCCATATATATTG GAAACACATCAAAAGGGCCAGAAAAGGATTATTCTTTAAAAGGTGATACAACAAATCGCTTATTTGGAATCTTTAATGCCATTGCCATCATTGCCACAACTTATGGCAATGGAATAGTTCCAGAAATTCAG GCAACATTAGCACCTCCGGTAAAAGGGAAGATGTTCAAGGGACTATGTGTTTGTTATGCTGTACTTATCTTCACTTTCTTTAGCGTAGCCATCTCTGGCTATTGGGCGTTTGGAAATCAAGCTGCGGGACTCATTTTAAGCAACTTCGTGGATAATGGGAAGCCTTTGGTTCCCAAGTGGTTTATTTATATGACCAACATTTTCACAATAACCCAACTATCAGCTGTTGGTGTG GTGTACTTGCAGCCTACAAATGTAGTACTAGAGCAAACATTTGGAGACCCAGAAAGCCCTGAGTTTTCTCCTCGCAATGTAATTCCAAGACTGATTTCTCGGTCATTAGCTATAATTACCGCAGCTACTATAGCAGCAATGCTGCCCTTTTTTGGGGACATAAACTCGCTTATAGGAGCATTTGGCTTTATGCCACTTGACTTCATTTTGCCAGTGGTTTTCTTCAACGTGACATTTAAGCCATCCAAGCGAAGTCTCATTTACTGGTTGAATGTAACTATTGCTGTTGCTTTCTCTGCATTGGGAGCTATATCAGCAGTTGCAGCAGTTAGGCAGATAGTTCTTGATGCCAAAACTTATCGATTGTTCGCTAATGTATAA